The proteins below come from a single Dasypus novemcinctus isolate mDasNov1 chromosome 22, mDasNov1.1.hap2, whole genome shotgun sequence genomic window:
- the LOC131275242 gene encoding putative olfactory receptor 2B3, which yields MNWANKNSSQEFILLGFSDRPWLQMPLLVVLLISYTVTIFGNVSIMMACIQEPKLHKPMYFFLTNLSVLDLCYTTGTVPHMLANICQNKKTINYGGCVAQLIIFLALGATECLLLTIIFFDRFVAICRPLHYVVIMSPVFCQRRPAFSWLSGSSNSMLQSSFTLSMPCFDHQEVDHFCEVPALLKLSCADPKAIEAELFFFSILILLIPVTLILTSYGFIVQAVLRTRSAEGWRKAFGICGSHLVVMTLFFGTAIYIYLQPPSSTSEDWGRMVSLFYGVITPMLNPLIYSLQSKDIKVFFKRVMSRTIFCKK from the coding sequence ATGAATTGGGCAAACAAGAACTCCTCACAAGAGTTCATACTTCTCGGATTCTCGGACAGGCCCTGGCTGCAGATGCCCCTTCTTGTGGTTCTGTTGATATCCTACACAGTCACCATCTTTGGAAATGTGTCCATCATGATGGCATGCATTCAGGAGCCCAAACTTCATAAACCCATGTACTTCTTTCTCACTAATCTTTCCGTTTTGGATCTCTGTTATACCACAGGCACAGTCCCTCACATGCTGGCAAATATTTGTCAGAATAAAAAGACCATCAACTATGGTGGCTGTGTGGCCCAACTCATCATCTTCCTGGCCCTGGGGGCCACTGAGTGCCTCCTTCTGACCATTATTTTCTTTGACAGGTTTGTGGCAATCTGCAGGCCTCTCCACTATGTAGTCATCATGAGTCCTGTGTTCTGCCAAAGGAGGCCTGCTTTCTCGTGGCTCTCTGGTTCCAGCAACTCAATGTTGCAATCTTCTTTTACCCTTAGCATGCCATGCTTTGATCATCAGGAAGTGGACCACTTCTGTGAGGTCCCTGCCCTTCTCAAGTTGTCATGTGCTGACCCAAAGGCTATTGAGGCTGAGCTCTTTTTCTTTAGTATATTAATTCTGCTAATCCCGGTGACATTGATCCTCACCTCTTATGGTTTCATAGTTCAAGCAGTATTGAGAACCAGATCAGCAGAAGGATGGAGAAAAGCCTTTGGGATATGTGGGTCCCACCTGGTCGTGATGACTCTCTTCTTTGGAACAGCCATCTACATATATCTACAACCACCTTCATCCACCTCTGAGGACTGGGGAAGAATGGTTTCCCTCTTCTATGGAGTCATCACACCCATGTTGAACCCCCTCATCTATAGCCTGCAAAGTAAGGATATTAAAGTGTTCTTCAAGAGGGTGATGTCAAGAACCATTTTCTGTAAGAAATAA